From Spirosoma agri, one genomic window encodes:
- a CDS encoding autotransporter outer membrane beta-barrel domain-containing protein — translation MANASSPGIYNTLVGVAAGSGTTSGSYNTYIGYMSGYFNTSGSNNAFVGFNAGNNNQTGSNNAYFGYGAGVRNITGSNNTYLGAISGSSGIQSSLNTFVGASTGLNNNGDGNTFIGNQAGQNNQSGGYNVFLGSQAGLANTTGQGNLFLGQQAGGQNTTASYNLFMGNSSGSNTTTGLGNTAIGDGSLLRNNTGIHNVAIGRFAGVESRNDENVFIGFAADVTPNTPNLTNATAIGARARVSQSNSIVLGANANVGIGNGAPTAKLHITTGTANTSGLRLENLPISSTATGGQTKFLTVDGAGNVILGSLSGSAREGAVEALWQRKGSFLQSQNGESIVIGSKVDKTPTGYSLFVGQGLLAEKVKVAVKNTSDWSDYVFKPGYALQPLAEVEQYIQEHEHLPGIPSAKEMVEQGNDLHKTDAKLLEKIEELTLYSIQLEKQLQANDKKHQAEIDELKQLVKQLVGKK, via the coding sequence ATGGCTAATGCATCTTCCCCTGGTATTTACAACACCTTGGTCGGAGTAGCAGCAGGCAGTGGCACTACATCAGGTAGCTATAACACTTATATAGGGTATATGTCAGGTTATTTCAACACAAGCGGTTCTAACAATGCGTTTGTAGGATTCAATGCAGGTAATAATAACCAAACTGGTTCCAACAACGCGTATTTTGGGTACGGAGCGGGCGTTCGCAACATAACTGGTAGCAATAATACTTATCTAGGAGCCATATCTGGAAGCTCTGGTATTCAGTCATCGCTAAACACTTTTGTTGGAGCCAGTACGGGCCTTAACAACAATGGTGATGGAAATACCTTTATTGGCAACCAGGCCGGACAAAATAACCAGTCAGGGGGATACAATGTGTTTTTGGGTAGTCAGGCTGGCCTGGCTAATACTACTGGTCAGGGCAATTTGTTTTTAGGCCAACAAGCGGGTGGGCAGAATACGACGGCCAGTTATAACTTGTTCATGGGCAATAGCTCAGGTAGCAATACTACCACCGGTTTAGGCAACACGGCCATCGGTGATGGCTCGCTGCTGCGCAACAACACGGGTATCCATAATGTGGCCATTGGTCGTTTTGCGGGTGTAGAAAGTCGTAACGATGAGAACGTCTTTATTGGCTTTGCGGCTGATGTTACCCCTAACACTCCCAACCTCACTAACGCCACTGCTATTGGCGCTCGGGCCCGGGTCAGTCAGAGCAACAGTATTGTATTAGGAGCCAATGCCAACGTAGGTATTGGCAACGGAGCCCCCACGGCTAAGCTTCACATCACCACAGGTACAGCCAATACGTCTGGTTTACGCTTAGAGAATCTACCCATCAGTTCTACCGCTACCGGAGGACAAACCAAATTTCTCACCGTCGATGGAGCGGGTAATGTGATTCTGGGTAGTCTGAGCGGCTCGGCTCGGGAGGGCGCAGTGGAAGCGCTCTGGCAGCGGAAAGGCTCGTTCTTACAGAGTCAGAACGGAGAATCAATTGTGATTGGCTCGAAGGTCGATAAGACCCCAACAGGCTACAGTCTATTTGTGGGGCAGGGTTTATTGGCTGAAAAAGTGAAGGTGGCCGTCAAGAATACCTCAGACTGGAGTGATTACGTCTTCAAGCCGGGTTATGCATTACAGCCACTGGCTGAGGTTGAGCAGTACATTCAAGAGCATGAGCATCTGCCCGGCATTCCTTCGGCTAAAGAGATGGTCGAGCAGGGCAATGATCTCCACAAGACCGACGCGAAACTGTTGGAAAAGATTGAGGAATTGACCCTGTATAGCATTCAGCTGGAGAAGCAGCTACAGGCAAACGACAAGAAGCATCAGGCAGAGATCGACGAGTTAAAGCAACTAGTCAAGCAGCTAGTGGGCAAGAAGTGA
- a CDS encoding TMF family protein: MVGSFAGVSNENGAGNTLIGVQAGQQNVTGSNNVYLGGLAGFRNANSDNNTAIGFQAGYSNVVSGNTFLGYQSGYNNTTAGANTFLGYQSGFTTTTGQANVFIGSAAGYTNSTGTGNLFLGQQAGYNTTSSYNLFMGNASGSTTTTGLGNTAIGDGSLLRNSTGTHNVAIGRFAGVESRNDENVFIGFAADVTPNTPNLTNATAIGARARVSQSNSIVLGANANVGIGTGAPSAKLHITTGVSGTSGLRLENLTSNNTAIVAGLTKFLTVDGAGNVILGTLSGSTREGVNDALWQRKGSFLQSTQGESIVIGQGVDKTPTGYSLFVGQGLLAEKVKVAVKNTSDWSDYVFKPGYALQPLAEVEQYIQEHEHLPGVASAKEMVEQGNDLHKTDAKLLAKIEELTLYSIQLEKAAKQQQAQIDELKQLVKQLADKK; encoded by the coding sequence ATGGTCGGTTCATTCGCTGGCGTTAGTAACGAAAATGGGGCGGGCAATACGCTTATAGGTGTTCAGGCGGGACAACAAAATGTAACTGGTAGCAACAATGTATATCTCGGTGGTCTTGCAGGCTTTCGTAATGCGAATAGTGACAATAATACGGCTATTGGCTTCCAAGCTGGCTATAGTAATGTCGTCTCTGGTAACACGTTTTTAGGCTATCAGTCAGGCTATAACAACACAACGGCGGGGGCAAATACGTTTTTGGGCTACCAGAGTGGATTCACGACTACCACTGGTCAGGCGAACGTCTTTATTGGCAGCGCGGCTGGCTACACCAACTCCACCGGTACGGGTAACTTGTTCCTAGGTCAACAAGCAGGCTACAACACTACCAGTTCATACAACCTGTTCATGGGTAACGCGTCGGGCAGTACCACCACCACTGGCCTGGGCAATACGGCCATTGGCGATGGCTCACTACTGCGCAACAGTACAGGCACTCACAACGTGGCCATTGGCCGTTTCGCGGGTGTAGAAAGCCGTAACGATGAGAACGTCTTCATTGGCTTTGCGGCTGATGTTACTCCTAACACCCCCAACTTGACCAATGCCACCGCTATTGGAGCAAGAGCTCGTGTGAGCCAGAGCAACAGTATTGTATTAGGAGCCAATGCCAACGTCGGGATTGGCACGGGGGCACCCTCGGCCAAGTTACACATCACAACGGGCGTGTCGGGCACCTCCGGATTACGTTTAGAAAACCTAACCAGTAACAACACGGCCATCGTGGCAGGCCTGACCAAATTTCTCACGGTAGACGGCGCTGGCAATGTGATTTTAGGTACCCTGAGCGGCTCAACTCGGGAAGGCGTTAACGATGCGCTCTGGCAGCGGAAAGGCTCGTTCTTACAAAGTACTCAAGGCGAATCAATCGTTATTGGGCAGGGAGTGGATAAGACCCCAACAGGCTACAGTCTATTTGTGGGGCAGGGTTTATTGGCTGAAAAAGTGAAGGTAGCCGTCAAGAATACCTCAGACTGGAGCGATTACGTCTTCAAACCGGGTTATGCATTGCAACCCCTGGCTGAGGTTGAGCAGTACATTCAAGAGCATGAACACCTGCCCGGTGTAGCATCGGCTAAAGAGATGGTCGAGCAGGGCAATGATCTCCACAAGACCGACGCGAAACTATTAGCCAAGATCGAGGAACTGACCCTGTATAGCATCCAGCTGGAGAAGGCAGCTAAGCAGCAGCAGGCTCAGATTGACGAGTTGAAGCAGCTGGTGAAGCAGCTAGCCGATAAGAAGTAA